A part of Campylobacter sp. MIT 99-7217 genomic DNA contains:
- a CDS encoding purine-nucleoside phosphorylase, with the protein MSALIICAGGNENFSFAKGVGIGLIEASLGTWQLCWEALNSKQEFEQIIFIGTCGLYDEKDELLQIYESSHCFNLEYSKLCANFYSPISNEIRLNVSQETYKSNSSNYICADKKAALKFKEFGLRLENMELFAILKVADKFKIPATSYLCATNFCDEKAHENFVKNHSLAKKKLEEFLQDKNLI; encoded by the coding sequence ATGTCAGCTCTTATCATTTGTGCTGGAGGAAATGAAAATTTTAGCTTTGCAAAGGGCGTTGGTATAGGACTTATAGAAGCTTCTTTGGGAACTTGGCAGCTTTGCTGGGAGGCTTTAAATTCAAAACAAGAATTTGAGCAAATCATCTTCATAGGCACTTGTGGGCTTTATGATGAAAAAGATGAACTTTTGCAAATTTATGAAAGCTCGCATTGTTTTAATCTTGAATACTCAAAGCTTTGTGCAAATTTTTATAGTCCAATTTCAAATGAAATTCGGCTCAATGTTTCACAAGAAACATATAAAAGCAATAGCTCAAATTATATCTGTGCGGATAAAAAAGCAGCTCTCAAATTTAAAGAATTTGGCTTAAGGCTTGAAAATATGGAGCTTTTTGCTATCTTAAAAGTAGCTGATAAATTTAAAATTCCAGCCACAAGCTATCTTTGTGCGACAAATTTTTGTGATGAAAAGGCTCATGAAAATTTTGTCAAAAATCATAGCCTTGCCAAAAAAAAGCTTGAGGAATTTTTACAGGATAAAAATTTGATTTAA